A DNA window from Candidatus Omnitrophota bacterium contains the following coding sequences:
- the hoxU gene encoding bidirectional hydrogenase complex protein HoxU yields the protein MTQTVKIITLKIDDKDISARENETILEVARENGIFIPSLCYQEGLSSVGACRLCLVELKGSNKMLPACVTLVGEGMEVVTDSERLRLHRRMVLEMIFSERNHTCSVCVSNGHCELQTLAQKLGITHIHVPYLYPIFQVDTTHKRFGMDHNRCILCTRCIRVCSEIEGANTLGLMGRGNNTQVIADLNQPWGESETCTGCGKCVNVCPTGALFEKGKSAAEMSKRRQFLPYLTMMREEW from the coding sequence ATGACGCAAACCGTCAAAATCATAACCCTTAAAATCGACGATAAAGATATCAGCGCCAGGGAAAACGAAACCATCCTGGAAGTGGCGCGGGAAAACGGCATCTTCATTCCCAGCCTATGTTATCAGGAAGGTCTATCTTCCGTTGGCGCTTGCCGTCTCTGTTTGGTGGAATTGAAAGGCTCCAACAAGATGCTTCCCGCGTGCGTTACGCTGGTGGGAGAGGGGATGGAAGTCGTTACCGATTCCGAGCGCCTGCGATTGCATCGGCGCATGGTGTTGGAGATGATCTTTTCCGAGCGCAATCATACGTGTTCGGTCTGCGTTTCCAACGGCCATTGCGAGTTGCAAACGCTGGCGCAGAAGTTGGGAATTACTCACATCCACGTCCCCTATCTATATCCCATCTTCCAAGTGGATACGACGCACAAGCGCTTCGGCATGGATCATAACCGCTGCATACTCTGCACCCGCTGCATCCGCGTATGCAGCGAGATCGAAGGCGCCAATACGCTGGGCTTGATGGGACGGGGAAACAATACCCAGGTCATCGCCGATTTGAACCAGCCGTGGGGCGAATCGGAGACCTGCACCGGCTGCGGCAAGTGCGTCAACGTATGTCCCACCGGCGCCTTGTTCGAAAAAGGCAAATCCGCCGCCGAGATGTCGAAACGGCGTCAATTTTTACCCTATTTAACCATGATGCGCGAGGAATGGTAA
- the hoxE gene encoding bidirectional hydrogenase complex protein HoxE, with amino-acid sequence MRTYDQVPLPPDDDKRWRFVGTTMRSHGYKPHALIETLHTVQEYFGFLDEKAFKYVAHGLRVPLSRVYEVSTFYHFFNMKPKGEHTCVVCTGTACFIKGVPQILAALEKEYNIKPGDTTSDGKVSLMAARCVGACGLAPVVTFDGEFVGNASPEKVLAKIREWKDDDAG; translated from the coding sequence ATGCGGACCTACGATCAAGTCCCGCTCCCTCCCGACGACGACAAGCGTTGGCGCTTCGTGGGAACGACTATGCGCAGCCATGGTTACAAACCTCATGCTCTCATCGAAACCCTGCACACCGTCCAGGAATATTTCGGCTTTCTGGACGAGAAAGCCTTCAAGTATGTGGCGCATGGTCTTCGCGTGCCCTTGAGCCGGGTTTACGAAGTCTCCACCTTCTACCACTTCTTCAACATGAAGCCGAAGGGCGAACATACCTGCGTGGTATGCACCGGCACCGCCTGCTTCATCAAAGGCGTGCCCCAAATTCTGGCCGCCTTGGAGAAGGAATACAACATTAAACCGGGCGACACCACCAGCGACGGCAAAGTTTCGTTGATGGCGGCGCGCTGCGTCGGCGCCTGCGGCCTGGCGCCCGTCGTTACTTTCGACGGCGAGTTCGTCGGCAACGCGAGTCCAGAAAAAGTTCTGGCCAAGATTCGGGAGTGGAAAGACGATGACGCCGGATGA
- a CDS encoding NADP oxidoreductase produces MNTIKLATVWLDGCSGCHMSFLDMDERLLELAAQFELVYSPLVDFKTFPDEVDVCIVEGAVSSDEDLEKICMVRKRSKKLVSLGDCAITANVPAMRNPFPVEDVLKRAYYENADLQAQTPCEAIPKLLPMSRPAHEYVPVDVFICGCPPPADVIHYALSELLAGRTPDLTDKTRFGK; encoded by the coding sequence ATGAATACGATAAAACTAGCGACCGTGTGGCTCGATGGATGTTCCGGATGCCACATGTCTTTTCTCGATATGGACGAGCGGCTTCTCGAACTGGCGGCTCAATTCGAATTGGTTTATAGCCCATTGGTCGATTTCAAAACGTTTCCTGACGAGGTGGACGTTTGCATCGTCGAAGGCGCCGTCAGCTCCGACGAAGACCTCGAAAAAATCTGCATGGTGCGCAAGCGGTCGAAAAAGTTGGTTTCGTTGGGCGATTGCGCCATTACGGCCAACGTTCCCGCCATGCGCAACCCGTTTCCCGTCGAAGACGTGCTCAAGCGGGCTTATTACGAGAACGCGGATTTGCAGGCGCAAACGCCTTGCGAAGCGATTCCGAAACTACTCCCCATGTCTCGGCCTGCGCACGAATACGTTCCCGTGGATGTCTTCATTTGCGGATGTCCTCCCCCGGCGGACGTTATTCATTACGCCTTAAGCGAACTTTTAGCGGGACGCACCCCGGACCTGACGGATAAAACCCGTTTCGGAAAGTAG
- a CDS encoding SGNH/GDSL hydrolase family protein, protein MKHLCLVCFGLLLVCAPAWAEDDFLIHDGDRVVIWGDSITDNAYYPRSMENYALSRFSDWTVEFHNLGWGGDRTTTLERMKRDLPQYQPTFVTIKLGMNDGQYTEFKQENYDAYIKGYRQLLDFLRSNTGARIVLITTVTYELDVVPVRKRNNAEIDMSPYPETLRRFSEGVKELAQEYKTGFIDLNALYAETLTNGKKANPDFKLSGDAIHPNVNGQAYMAYHILKGLNAPALVADIGVDAQNGAILWEKGAYLRNLKVEGDRLSFTRCDRSLPFHFSGEDEMDSRFIDKKTWYNELNRDWLVVKNQSKPYALLTIDDEAIAVLSKEQLEEGINLSLLPKSPMLAHGALIADLTNKRHDAEYARWRRCWLQGVRSPYDFTPYKPESVYSKYLGDAAKFYHCSQLKYNDPAPRQFLLTGGEKEELEKSLSK, encoded by the coding sequence ATGAAACATCTTTGTTTGGTCTGCTTTGGCTTGCTGCTGGTTTGCGCTCCGGCCTGGGCGGAGGACGATTTTCTGATCCACGACGGCGACCGCGTGGTTATTTGGGGCGACAGCATCACCGACAACGCTTATTACCCCCGCTCGATGGAGAATTACGCGCTCAGCCGTTTTTCCGATTGGACGGTGGAATTCCATAACCTGGGCTGGGGCGGCGACCGCACTACAACTCTGGAGCGGATGAAGCGCGACCTGCCGCAATACCAGCCGACGTTCGTAACCATCAAACTGGGCATGAACGACGGCCAATATACGGAATTCAAACAGGAAAATTACGACGCCTATATCAAGGGCTACCGCCAGCTGCTCGATTTTCTGCGCTCCAATACCGGCGCCCGCATCGTTCTCATTACGACAGTTACCTACGAATTGGACGTCGTTCCCGTGCGCAAGCGCAATAACGCTGAAATCGACATGTCGCCCTATCCCGAAACCCTGCGCCGCTTTTCCGAGGGCGTCAAGGAATTGGCGCAGGAATACAAAACCGGCTTCATCGATCTCAACGCCCTTTACGCCGAGACGCTAACCAACGGCAAAAAGGCCAATCCCGATTTCAAACTCTCCGGCGACGCCATTCATCCCAACGTCAACGGCCAGGCTTATATGGCCTATCATATTCTCAAAGGCTTGAACGCTCCCGCCCTCGTCGCCGACATCGGCGTCGATGCCCAGAACGGCGCAATTCTTTGGGAAAAAGGCGCCTATCTGCGCAATCTGAAAGTGGAAGGCGACCGCCTCTCCTTTACCCGATGCGATCGTTCGCTGCCATTCCATTTTTCCGGCGAAGATGAGATGGATTCCCGTTTCATCGATAAAAAAACCTGGTATAACGAACTGAACCGCGATTGGCTTGTAGTAAAAAATCAATCCAAGCCATATGCGCTGCTGACCATCGACGACGAAGCCATCGCCGTTTTATCGAAAGAGCAGTTGGAAGAAGGAATCAATCTATCGCTTCTTCCCAAGTCGCCCATGCTGGCGCATGGCGCTCTCATCGCCGATTTAACGAATAAAAGGCACGATGCGGAATATGCGCGTTGGCGCCGCTGCTGGCTGCAAGGCGTGCGCAGTCCGTACGATTTTACGCCCTATAAACCGGAAAGCGTTTATTCCAAATATCTGGGCGATGCAGCAAAGTTTTACCATTGTTCTCAATTGAAATACAACGATCCGGCCCCCCGCCAGTTTCTATTAACCGGCGGCGAAAAAGAAGAATTAGAGAAATCGCTTAGCAAATAA
- the nuoF gene encoding NADH-quinone oxidoreductase subunit NuoF — protein MTPDELKEIVTQEQQIEHTREHHICVCTAAGCVSSNSLHVKDALAKEVKKRGLADKCQVKGVGCLGLCAQGPLVHMREEDRLYKKVVPEDAPEILDSLGAPPVQRLECPTNIPFFQRQMRVVLENFWKIDPERIQDYIAADGYSALVNALTELSPIDIINEIIHSGLRGRGGAGYPTGLKWSTVSKAVGDVKYVICNADEGDPGAFMDRSILESDPHRVLEGMAIAAYAVGASEGYIYVRAEYPLAIKRLRNAIKQAERSGFLGQSIGGARFNLHLDVRLGAGAFVCGEETALIASVEGKRGTPRPRPPYPAQQGLWGRPTLINNVETYANIPSILRRGAEWYASIGTEKSKGTKVFALAGQVNNTGLIEVPMGMTLREIVFDIGGGIPNGKQYKAVQTGGPSGGCIPEEFLDLKVDYESLSQIGSIMGSGGMIVMDDSSNMVDVARYFMEFCQSESCGKCVPCRVGTVHMHNLLDKILRKEATRKDLSMLEKLCGIVKGASLCGLGQTAPNPVLSTLRYFREEYEVNIADGEIAAVCAQCPDEKEGEKR, from the coding sequence ATGACGCCGGATGAGTTGAAAGAGATCGTTACCCAAGAACAACAAATCGAACATACGCGCGAACATCATATCTGCGTTTGCACGGCGGCGGGCTGCGTTTCTTCCAACAGCCTGCATGTGAAGGACGCCTTGGCTAAAGAGGTCAAAAAACGCGGATTAGCGGACAAATGCCAGGTCAAGGGCGTGGGGTGCCTAGGCCTTTGCGCGCAAGGACCTCTCGTGCATATGAGAGAAGAGGATCGGCTCTACAAAAAAGTCGTCCCCGAAGACGCCCCGGAGATTCTCGACAGCCTCGGCGCCCCGCCCGTTCAACGTTTGGAATGCCCAACCAACATCCCCTTCTTCCAACGGCAGATGCGCGTCGTCCTGGAAAACTTTTGGAAGATCGATCCCGAACGCATTCAGGATTATATCGCGGCGGATGGCTATTCCGCGTTGGTGAATGCGCTGACGGAACTGTCGCCTATCGATATTATTAACGAAATTATTCATAGCGGATTGCGCGGGCGCGGAGGCGCCGGGTATCCCACCGGCTTGAAATGGAGTACGGTGTCCAAAGCCGTGGGCGATGTGAAATACGTCATCTGCAACGCCGACGAGGGCGATCCCGGCGCGTTCATGGATCGCAGCATCCTCGAAAGCGATCCCCATCGCGTCCTCGAGGGCATGGCCATCGCCGCTTACGCCGTAGGCGCTTCGGAAGGCTATATCTACGTGCGCGCCGAATATCCGTTGGCTATCAAACGCTTGCGCAACGCCATCAAGCAAGCCGAACGCTCCGGATTTCTCGGCCAAAGCATCGGCGGCGCCCGGTTCAATCTTCATTTGGATGTTCGCCTGGGAGCGGGCGCATTCGTCTGCGGCGAGGAGACGGCGTTGATCGCTTCCGTCGAAGGCAAGCGCGGCACTCCGCGTCCCCGGCCTCCTTATCCGGCGCAGCAAGGCTTATGGGGGCGTCCGACATTAATCAATAACGTAGAAACCTACGCCAACATCCCCAGCATTCTACGCCGCGGCGCGGAATGGTACGCGTCCATCGGCACGGAAAAAAGCAAAGGAACCAAGGTCTTCGCCCTCGCCGGCCAAGTGAACAACACCGGACTTATTGAAGTTCCGATGGGCATGACGCTGCGGGAAATCGTCTTCGACATCGGCGGCGGCATCCCCAACGGTAAACAATACAAAGCCGTGCAGACCGGCGGACCATCCGGCGGCTGCATTCCAGAAGAATTTTTGGATTTGAAAGTCGATTACGAATCGTTATCCCAGATCGGTTCCATCATGGGTTCCGGCGGCATGATCGTCATGGATGATTCGTCCAACATGGTGGACGTAGCTCGTTATTTTATGGAATTTTGCCAGTCCGAATCTTGCGGCAAATGCGTTCCCTGCCGCGTGGGAACCGTCCACATGCACAATTTGTTGGACAAGATTTTACGAAAGGAAGCCACGCGCAAAGACCTTTCCATGCTGGAGAAATTATGCGGCATCGTGAAAGGCGCCAGTCTCTGCGGTCTCGGCCAAACCGCTCCCAATCCAGTCCTCAGCACCTTGCGCTATTTCCGCGAAGAATACGAAGTCAACATCGCGGATGGCGAAATCGCCGCCGTTTGCGCCCAATGCCCGGACGAGAAAGAGGGAGAAAAACGATGA